One Sparus aurata chromosome 5, fSpaAur1.1, whole genome shotgun sequence genomic window carries:
- the LOC115582402 gene encoding progonadoliberin-1: MAPQTSNLWMLLLLVVVMMMSQGCCQHWSYGLSPGGKRDLDSLSDTLGNIIERFPHVDSPCSVLGCVEEPHVPRMYRMKGFIGSERDIGHRMYKK, encoded by the exons ATGGCTCCACAGACCTCAAACctctggatgctgctgctgctggtggtggtgatgatgatgtcacagggcTGCTGTCAGCACTGGTCGTATGGACTGAGTCCAGGAGGGAAGCGGGACCTGGACAGCCTCTCGGACACGCTCGGCAAC ATTATCGAGCGTTTTCCTCACGTCGACTCTCCCTGCAGTGTTCTGGGCTGTGTCGAGGAGCCACATGTCCCCAGAATGTACAGGATGAAAGGATTTATT ggCAGCGAGCGGGACATCGGACACAGAATGTACAAGAAATGA